The Spirosoma sp. SC4-14 DNA window TTACCTACTGGCAATTATTATTTCCGACATCCCTACCTTTCTGAAATATCGGAAAGATTCGAGCTACAACTCCTTAGGGGCATCGGGTGGCGTGTCGGCAATAATTTTTGCGGCTATTCTAATAAGTCCGCTAACAAAGATCTATCTGTTTTTTATTCCCATTGGTATTCCAGGGTTCATCTTCGGGCCGCTCTATTTGTTGTATTCGGCTTATGAGTCGCGCCGGGGTGTTGGCAATGTAAATCATGATGCACACATCTACGGGGCTTTGTTTGGCGTATTGTTTATTATTCTGGTATATCCGCCCGTTTTGCCTCAGTTTATCGATCAGATCGCCGGTTGGCGGTTGTTTTGATTGGTTTATGGTTTATTGTGTATACGGTTTATGGTTGCTCTGCCTCAATGGAATGTGTGCTAACTAGCGGAGCAACCGTAACCTATAGGCCGTAAACCGACTAACCTTTCCGCTCGGTCATGTTCAAGTTACTTAAGCAGCCTTTTCCTGTTGAGGATTCACTGGGTCGGCATACTCGGCGAGCCGCTATAATTGGTGTATTTGTTAGCCTCTTTCTACTTGTTTTTCAGCCGTTCGGGATAAGCGATTGGCAAACAGGCAATAAGTTAATTAAGCTTCTCGGGTTTGGCTGGGTTACTTTTATTATAACAGCGTTCAATTTCATTATATGGCCTTACTGCTTTCCTAAGCAGTTTTCCGACGCTAACTGGACGGTTGGGCGCGAAATTCTGCTGGTTATGATCAATGTGCTGCTCATTGCCATTGCCAACCGGTTATATCTGGAGTGGCTGACCGGCGAAGAGAGGAGCATTGTAGGCTGGGGTAATATGATTCTGATTACGTTTCTGATCGCTGTATTCCCCGTGACCGGAGCCATTGTGTATAGTTATATTAGCCAGCTAAAAAAATATAGCCGATTAGCGGCCGAATTGCCCATCCATACGACTGATGCAAAGACGAAAAGCCTGCCCATTGCCGAAACTCCGCATCTACAGGCTAATGGCAATGAGGCTTCAATAACCCTCATTGCCGAAAACGAGAAGGATACCATTCAATTATTAGCCTCTGATCTGCTCTATATCGAATCGAGCGACAATTACTCCACAATCGTTTATCTAAAAAAAGAAGCGAATGGGCAAACGTACCCCACGAAGCCATTGATTCGTAGTAGTCTGAGTCGGCTGGAAGGGCAAATTAATCAACCTCACATTGTGCGCTGCCATCGCTCATACATCGTTAATCTTGATCATGTGGAGCGTATAACCGGTAATGCGCAGGGCTATAAGCTCCATTTGCTGGGGGGGCAATTTCAGGTACCGGTAGCCAGAAAATATAATGATACGCTGGTGGCAGAACTGAAAGCGTTGTAGAACGTCCCACCGGTTATCCCAGAATCTGTTTACGTTTGTCAAACGTCCCAAAAACTGCTCCTGATCCCTTTCATTCGTTGATAACAAGTTCGTTGCTGTAGGTTT harbors:
- a CDS encoding rhomboid family intramembrane serine protease; this encodes MSVTLIIILATVGISIWAWNDYSVMNRWIMNPSQVARRGQYYRFVTSGFLHADWGHLIFNMISLYAFGGLMEQVFSSLFGRNGALFYIGFYLLAIIISDIPTFLKYRKDSSYNSLGASGGVSAIIFAAILISPLTKIYLFFIPIGIPGFIFGPLYLLYSAYESRRGVGNVNHDAHIYGALFGVLFIILVYPPVLPQFIDQIAGWRLF
- a CDS encoding LytTR family DNA-binding domain-containing protein produces the protein MFKLLKQPFPVEDSLGRHTRRAAIIGVFVSLFLLVFQPFGISDWQTGNKLIKLLGFGWVTFIITAFNFIIWPYCFPKQFSDANWTVGREILLVMINVLLIAIANRLYLEWLTGEERSIVGWGNMILITFLIAVFPVTGAIVYSYISQLKKYSRLAAELPIHTTDAKTKSLPIAETPHLQANGNEASITLIAENEKDTIQLLASDLLYIESSDNYSTIVYLKKEANGQTYPTKPLIRSSLSRLEGQINQPHIVRCHRSYIVNLDHVERITGNAQGYKLHLLGGQFQVPVARKYNDTLVAELKAL